The Blastopirellula sediminis sequence GTTGGTGATGCCGGAGGTCAGGGCCGAAATGCCAAGGTCGAGCAGCGCGTCATGCCAGTCGGTTTCGAACTCGGGCTTGGTATATCGCTCGTCTACGGCCGGGGCGAACTTGCGCAGATGATCCGAAACGGTGTCGAGCCGCTCACGCAGGCCGTTAATGTCTTTGAAGCCGTCGACGTACTGGCGATAGCGCTGCTGGTCGGCGACCGGAAGCGACTCGCCTTTGGCGGCGGCTAGTTTTTCGATCTGGTCGAAGGCGTTCGAGCGGGCCTCGTGCTGACGGCGGATATCGCCGGTCGAGATGCCGCCGTAGAGCATCTGGTAGAGCTGATTCGGATTCGAGTACATAAAGACCGGCTGACCGGCGCCGCTGGCCGAGAGGGTCGCGAGAGTCGGCTTGGCCGTCATGTTCTCCATCGAGTCCATGCCGATGCAAAGATGCGGCAACAGCGTTTGCGGCAGGACCTTGCTCAATTCGTAGTCGATCGTCGCGGCGCTGGGAGGAACGCCATCGCCGCCACGATAACCGCCGAGCGCGCCGAAGAAGGCGCTATGGGAGGGGCTGGTATGTTTGCCATGCAGACCGTTGATGATATGCAGGCGTTCTTTGTACGGTTCGAGTGGGCTGATCGGATCGGGGAGTTTCACGCCGGCCAGGGAGCCGCTGTTTTTCATCCCTTGGGGGACGCAGGTTGCCGGATCGAAGCCTTGATTCTGCAGGAAGAAGATGACGCGTTTCGGCTGCGACGTTTGGCCGCTGGAGGCGAAGAGACGCTCGGCTGACAGGGGAAGGCCCAAAGCGGCCCCGGCTCCTGTCGCCACGGCTTGCAGCATTCTTCTACGGTCCAGCATGTTCGCTCCTTCTACGAAGTGAAGTGACGGTCGTCTTCGGTCGGCGCAGGGAAAGTCTTGCGGAGGGAAAACCAGCGATTCTCTGTCCCCTTGGGGTTAGGGGGAGATCACCGGCAAAGATACGGCAAATCGGGAGTGTTTCGGGCAGGGGGGCGACTTTTGAGTATATCGATCCCACGACGGGGAGACTACAGAATTCGGCCGAAAGCGCAACGGAAGATCGATGCAATTGCCATGCGGAATCAGCACAAGCACATTTTTTGCAACGTCGTGAGAGATCGCCATACTCTAGCGGGGGCGACGGTGAGGCTCGGACCAAGAAAGCAAAAAGCCGGCTGGCGATCAGTCGCCAGCCGGCTTTATTTCGGTTTTGCCGTGTGGGATTAGAAGACGAACAGTTCGTCCAGCTCGTCCTCTTCCTCGGTGAACAGGGCGTCCACCGTTTCAAAGTTTTCGCTGTCGCCGGTTAGCGAGTCGAGCAGCTGCTCGTCGACCAGTTCCCCGTCCAGCGACTGCTGGGCGACCACTTCCGCGTCGACCGCCTGGTAGGTAGTCGACTCGACCGACATGGTCGTCGTCGAGGTAACGTCGCTCGGGATCCAGAAGACCGGGGCGGCCGAGACCGATTCCCCTTCGATCGCGACGCCGCCGCTGATCATCGACTCCGAATCGTCGCTGGCAACCGGCGAAACGACCTCGAAGTACGAGGTGCTCGCGGCCGGCGCCGGAGCGGTCGACTCCGCCACTTCTTCCGCTTCCAGCGTGAAGCTGGACGTCGAAGGCGCCGAGGTACCGATCTTCTTGATGATCTGCGTCAGGTCGAGCAGGCTGACGACGCCGTCATGGTCGAAGTCAAAAGCCCACGCGACGTCCGACGGCAGGTTGAACAAGTTGCCGATCTGGCGAATGACCAGCGCCAAGTCGAGCAACGTGACGGCGCCGTCATGATCCAAGTCGGCCGCTTCTTCCCAGGACGAGCCATGCGACGGAGTCGGCAAGTTGATCTCGGGGAACTCGATTACCGGCGTCGGGTTTTGCGGCGGCGCGTCGGCGACCGGCGGATCGAAGTTGCCGACGATCGGCAGGCCGTTGTTGTTGCCGAACATCGCGTATTGATCCGGACCGAACGGATCGGTCAGGAACTTCGCCACGTTCCGGCCCAGCGGATCTTCCGAAGGCGGAATCATGCGATCCGGGTTTTCCCAGATCGGGCGAGCGACGCCGTTTTCGTCGCTGTCCGAAATCAACAGGAACCATTCCGCCTGACTGCTCGACGAGTTCTGTTGATCGGGGACAAACAGGCCGAGGTCTTCGACCCCGTCCGAGTTGAAGTCGGCCGAGACCGGACGTTCACGCACCCCTTCGAATCCGAACCAGAAGGTTTGGTCCGCCTTGCCGTCCCAGCCGTTTTCAACGCCGCCGGTCAGATCCAGGAAGAACTTGTCGTCTCGCCAGACGCCGAGATCGTCAAAGCCGTCGCCGTCCCAATCGCCGACGATCGGCTTGCCGACCAATTGCGTGTAGATCGGCGTATCGATCTGGTTGTCGTGGTTGGTGTCGATCCAGAAGGTGCCGGTTTCGCCGACGTAGACGCCGACTTCGTCACCGTTGTCGGCGTTGCCGTCAAAGTTGCCCGCGACCGGTAGGCCGTTGACCTGAATGTTCTGGATGACCGTCGCGTCAGGTGCTCCGTCGTTGTCAAAGTCGAACTGGAAGCGGAACTTGCCGTTCACCTTGCCGTAGACCGCCAGGCGATCGAAGCCGTCGGCGACGCTGCCGGCGCTGGGCGTGAACTGCCCGGCGAAGACGTCGTCGGTGCTGAAGCCGATCGCGAAGGTGAGGTCTTCGTTGGTGTCGTCCGAGTTCTCGGTGTCGACCATGAAGTTGCCGTTGATGTCGATCAGCGTCGTGCCGTAGCTGGTGACGCCGATTTCGGGATGGCTGTCGATCGTGAAGCGAGCCAGGAACGATCCGCCGGCGACGCCGTTGCCGGTGGCGAACGACGGATCATCTTGCGGTTCGGCCGCGTTGCTCTCGCCGTCCAGCATGTTGCCGGCCGGATCGGTGAGCGAATCGGCGATCTTCAGCGTGTAGCGATCGTCCGGCAAGGCTTCGAAGAATTCGAGCGTTACCGTCGAACGGGCTACCGAACCGGCAGTCGTGTCGTGCGTGATCGTGATCGACTTGATCGGGATCAAGCCGTTCGCGTCGCCGATCAGCTGGAACGTGCCGGCCTGCAGCGCGGTCGCATCGGAGATCGCCGGATAGAGGAAGCCGAAGTCGTCGACCGACGTGGGAGCGACGACGCTGGTGTTGAGCAGCGCGTTGGTGGTCTCATAAACGGCGGCGTCCGGATCAATGATCTGGAGTTCGGCCAAGTCCGAAGTCCCGACGCCGATCGCGTAAATGTTCTTCGCCACGGCGGCCAAATCGGCGGCTGCCGCGGTGTGGGCGCCCGGCGTACCGGAGAAGCCGTCAGCGAAGAAGAGGACGGTCGAGTTGGCGAATCCGGAGTTCTCCAGAATCGTCGTCGCGGCTTGCAGACCGGCGGTGTAGTTGGCCGAACCGCCGGCGTTAATCGACTCGAGGGCGTTGATCAGGTCGAGCTTGCCGTCGTTGTTGTTGTCGGCGGCGGCCGTGGTGAACTTCGAGCCGATGCTCAAGTCGAGCGAGACCGCGGTTCCGCTGACCATCACCACCAACGAGACTTTGGCGACGTCGCCCAGTCCCGCGTCGATCAGCTGCTGATTCGCCTTGATGATCGCGGCGATCTCGGCGTCGAGCTTGGTGTTGTAGATGCCGTCGCCGTTGAGGTCGCCAACCTGCGTGCCGGCAATCGCGCCCAGCGTGCTGGCCGAAGCGTCAATCACAAAGGTGACGTCAGGCGAGTTGCCAGTGGCGAACAGCTGGACGCCGGGGCGAATCGGGAGATCGCTGAAGTCGATGTCCAGACTGGTGATCGGCGGAGTCGGACCGTCGACCGAAGGCTTCGGTGCGAACAGGTCGTAGTCGGGCGAGCCGGTCACGCTGACGTTGTCGATCGTCGGACCTTGCGTGTCGACCATCATTTCGAGCGTCGTGACGATCGAGATGTTGCCGGCCAGGTCTTCCGAAGTGACCACGATCTGACGGATGCCGTCGAACGCGAAGTAGTTCGGGTTGTTCAGATCGTACTTGCCGGTCAGGCTCCAGAAGCCGACTTCCGGGTTGCCGTCGTTACCATCGAGCGGCGAAGCGGCGGTTAGACCTTGATAGACGTAATTGCCATTGAGGAAGGCGATCACATCGGCGGCCGACATGCCGTTCAGCACGGAAAGGGCGGCGCCATCCAGCGGCGTGTCGGTGGCGTACAAGCGGATCACCGAGTTCGACTCAGCGTCGCCGACAAAGCCGGTATTCGAGTCGCTGGTGATGTTGTCGGCCAACGTGTTCGGATCGCCGGTCACGCCGGTGTCGGTCGTGCTCGGATCGATTTCGAGCGTCGGAGCGTCCGGCGACACGGTATCAATCACCACGTCCAACAGGTAGTCGGTGCTGATGTTACCGGCACGGTCCTCAACTTCCAGTTTGAAGTCATGGTAGCCGTCGGCCAGCATGTCCATCGTGCGGCTGAGGTACTCCAGGTCGGTGAAGCCGTCGAGCAGCGGATCCATCGAGGTGAACTCGGCGGCCGAATCGTAGATCAACGTTTCGGAACCATTCTCCGCTCGCAAGTAAATGCGGAACTTGTAGTTCTCGCTGAACAGATGGAGCGGTTGGTTCGGATCAGTCGTCGTTATGTTGAAGGTCAACGTGTTGTCCATCGTCACGTTGTCTTCGTCATTGCGACCGGTGTCGCTTTCGGCGGCCAGATCCAAGTAGGGAGTGTTCGGCACGTAGGTGTCGACTTCCAACTTCGAGTCGGCCAGTTGCGGCATGCTGCGGTTGCCGGCCAGATCTTCGTAGACGGTCGAGATCACATAGACGCCGTCTTCCAGGGCGGTCGACTTGATCGTCCAGGTGCCGTCGGCATTGACGATCGTTTGACCGACCAACTCGGTATCGGCGTAGAGGAAGACTTTCGAGTTGACTTCGCCGGTTCCGCTGAAGCTCGGCGTGTCGATGTTGGTCACCCAGTCGTTGTCGAGCATGCCGCTGTCGCTCGACGCAAGCAAATCAGGCGCATCCCCGGTCGGAGCGACGGTGTCGACCGTCACGCCCAGCAGGAAGTCGGTGCTGATGTTGCCGGCACGATCTTCCACTTCCAACTTGAAGTTGTAGCGACCGTCGGCCAAAGCGCCGGTCTCGCGGGTCAGGAAGTTCAGGTCAATCATGCCGTCAGCGACGTTGGCGGCCGGAATGGCGCCGTCGGTCGACGAATCGTACAGCAGGAACTCGGCGCCACCTTCCGGACGTGCGTAAATCCGGTACTGGAAGTTGGTTGTGAAGATGTGCGACGCCGAGTTGGGATCGGTCGTCGTCATCGTAAACGTCAACGTGTTGTCGTTGGTGACGTTGTCGTCGTTGACCTGGCCCGAATCGCTCGCCGTGATCAAGTCGAGATAAGGCGTGTTGGGCGCCAGAGTGTCGATTTCGATCTGCAGGCCGGGCGAAGGAGCGCTGCGGTTGCCGGCCAGATCTTCGTAGGCGGCGCGAATGCTGTAGACGCCATCCGCTAGCGGAGAGACCTGGACCGACCAGTTCCCTTGCGAGTCGACCGTCCCTTGGCCGATCGGGTTAGTGTTGTTGTTGGCGAAGAGGAAGACCTTCGTATTCGGCTCGCCGGTTCCCTTGAAGATCGGCTGCGAAATGTTGGTCACTTCGTCGTCGGCAAGCTTGCCGCTGTCGCTGGTGGTCACCAGGGTCGGCATCGAGCCGCCAGGGGTAACCGCGTCGACAGTCAGGCGAACCGAAGTCGCCAGGTTGGCGTTCCCCTGGGTGATCGGCGTCTGGCCGTCGAAGACGACGGTGCGGGCCGAGAACAGGTAGTTGCCGTCGGCTAGCGAGTCGCCGTAGACGGTTGGATCGTAAACGAAGACGGTCGCCTGATCGGCCGGACCGACCGGATTGGCGAAGCGACGGATGGCGACGCCGGTCGTGAGGTTGGTGATCGTGACCTGCACGGCGTAACCGTCGGTCATCCCCAACACCGCTTCGGCGGCG is a genomic window containing:
- a CDS encoding DUF1552 domain-containing protein → MLDRRRMLQAVATGAGAALGLPLSAERLFASSGQTSQPKRVIFFLQNQGFDPATCVPQGMKNSGSLAGVKLPDPISPLEPYKERLHIINGLHGKHTSPSHSAFFGALGGYRGGDGVPPSAATIDYELSKVLPQTLLPHLCIGMDSMENMTAKPTLATLSASGAGQPVFMYSNPNQLYQMLYGGISTGDIRRQHEARSNAFDQIEKLAAAKGESLPVADQQRYRQYVDGFKDINGLRERLDTVSDHLRKFAPAVDERYTKPEFETDWHDALLDLGISALTSGITNTLTIGSGRGEIFGAWKGLGIDQQGHNLGHMDQPNNPIWVKIRQYNCRMLVKIIESLESIPEGSGTMMDHTLIVYTSNNADSQHTSGANWPVMLLGNFDGAFKTGRFTQLDGTRPINSLYTAIMNAAGVNCDRYNMSEKLAQKFDSTNGPLKEVLA